The following coding sequences lie in one Steroidobacter denitrificans genomic window:
- the gspE gene encoding type II secretion system ATPase GspE has translation MPAGSDPQDLLPARAAAGLMLSFAFCKRHGVLVQQAGAQAAEAVYRAGAHPASIAEVRRVLGLPLRLRRVDSDSFDRLLIQHYEDSTNVAKRMADDMDEDTDLAHLAQDLPEPSDLLESDDQAPIIKLINAILTQAVKDNASDIHIEPFENRLVVRFRVDGVLREMLQSRRAVAPLVVSRIKVMSKLDIAEKRLPQDGRISLRVAGRAVDVRVSTIPAGHGERVVLRLLDKQAGRLDLNSLGMDPRTQNLMDELIHKPHGIILVTGPTGSGKTTTLYAALERINDNTRNIMTVEDPIEYYIDGIGQTQVNTKVEMTFARGLRAILRQDPDVVMVGEIRDLETAHIAVQASLTGHLVLSTLHTNTAVGAVTRLRDMGVEPFLLSSSLIGVLAQRLVRVLNPATKAAYTAGEYERRLLNIPADAPPPTLYRPGNDGSLGFKGRTGIHELVLVDDAMRTMIHDGAGEQELERHARTLTPSIRDDGRHKILDGITTIDEILRVTRED, from the coding sequence ATGCCGGCAGGTTCCGATCCACAGGATCTTCTCCCGGCGCGCGCCGCTGCCGGCCTCATGCTCTCTTTTGCGTTCTGCAAGCGCCATGGGGTGCTGGTGCAGCAGGCGGGAGCGCAGGCGGCGGAAGCCGTCTATCGCGCCGGCGCGCATCCCGCCAGCATCGCCGAGGTGCGCCGTGTCCTGGGTCTGCCGCTGCGGCTGCGGCGCGTCGACTCGGACAGCTTCGATCGACTGCTCATACAACACTACGAGGACAGCACCAACGTCGCCAAGCGGATGGCCGATGACATGGACGAGGATACCGATCTGGCTCATCTTGCACAGGATCTGCCGGAGCCTTCGGATCTGCTCGAAAGCGACGATCAGGCACCGATCATCAAATTGATCAATGCGATCCTGACTCAGGCGGTCAAGGATAACGCCTCCGACATTCATATCGAGCCGTTCGAGAACCGCCTGGTCGTGCGATTCCGGGTCGACGGCGTATTGCGTGAAATGCTGCAGTCGCGCCGCGCCGTCGCACCGCTGGTGGTGTCGCGCATCAAGGTCATGTCCAAACTCGATATCGCCGAGAAGCGCCTGCCGCAGGATGGACGCATCTCGCTGCGTGTCGCCGGCCGCGCGGTCGACGTGCGCGTCTCCACGATCCCGGCCGGCCACGGTGAGCGCGTCGTGCTGCGCCTGCTGGATAAGCAGGCCGGGCGGCTGGATCTGAACTCGCTGGGCATGGACCCTCGCACCCAGAATCTCATGGACGAACTGATCCACAAGCCGCACGGCATCATCCTGGTCACCGGTCCGACCGGTTCCGGCAAGACCACGACCTTGTACGCGGCGCTGGAACGCATCAACGACAACACACGCAATATCATGACGGTCGAGGATCCGATCGAGTATTACATCGACGGCATCGGCCAGACGCAGGTGAACACCAAGGTGGAAATGACCTTCGCCCGCGGCCTGCGCGCGATCCTGCGCCAGGATCCGGACGTGGTGATGGTGGGTGAAATCCGCGATCTGGAGACGGCGCATATTGCGGTGCAGGCATCACTCACCGGACACCTGGTGCTGTCCACCTTGCATACCAATACGGCTGTGGGCGCCGTGACGCGGCTGCGGGACATGGGCGTGGAGCCCTTCCTGCTGTCCTCCAGCCTGATCGGCGTGCTCGCGCAACGCCTGGTGCGGGTGCTCAACCCGGCGACCAAGGCAGCCTACACCGCAGGCGAGTATGAGCGACGCCTGCTGAACATTCCGGCCGATGCGCCCCCGCCGACCCTGTATCGTCCCGGCAACGACGGCAGTCTGGGATTCAAGGGGCGTACCGGCATCCATGAACTGGTACTCGTGGACGATGCGATGCGCACCATGATCCACGACGGCGCCGGTGAGCAGGAACTGGAACGCCATGCCCGCACGCTGACTCCGAGCATCCGCGATGACGGCCGCCACAAAATCCTCGACGGCATCACGACGATCGACGAAATCCTGCGAGTCACCCGGGAAGACTGA
- a CDS encoding Hsp20/alpha crystallin family protein: MSLVRYEPWGMINQLHGQLTRLFDQELQREFTGADPSSAVTADWMPLADVYEYTDRYVLKLDVPGVDAAAIDITLDQGILSVSGERSKEILAKEVERSRTERPQGRFHRRFTLPDTVDATAVSATSRNGIVEVTIPKQAKAQPRRIEIAAS, encoded by the coding sequence ATGAGTCTTGTACGTTATGAACCCTGGGGCATGATCAATCAATTGCATGGCCAGCTCACCCGATTGTTCGACCAGGAGTTGCAGCGCGAGTTCACCGGCGCCGACCCGAGTTCCGCGGTCACCGCGGACTGGATGCCGCTCGCGGATGTATATGAATATACCGATCGCTACGTGCTGAAGCTCGATGTGCCGGGCGTGGATGCCGCGGCAATCGATATCACGCTCGATCAAGGTATCCTGTCCGTGAGCGGTGAGCGCAGCAAGGAGATCCTCGCAAAGGAGGTGGAGCGCAGCCGTACCGAACGGCCGCAGGGACGCTTCCATAGGCGTTTCACGCTGCCCGATACCGTCGATGCGACCGCCGTCAGCGCCACCAGCCGTAATGGCATCGTGGAAGTGACGATTCCCAAGCAAGCGAAGGCGCAGCCGAGGCGTATCGAGATCGCTGCCAGCTGA
- a CDS encoding adenylate/guanylate cyclase domain-containing protein: protein MSAVFRALLVSSGGACRAWLERFIDGTDIAIEAVVPPLEALAGVACRAPDIIVMDADSNLQVMTQLCGVLKTNPATVSLPLLGLARSGKQRLAAFEAGVDDFLTHQVRREEFLIRVRSMLRISAARRQLAAEQLAEEVRRREAIRDAFRRYISPKLADRILASPELRDSFFGGTHTRVQAAVMFADMRGFTALSERLNPAEVVELLNEFFALLTDITFRFDGTVFSMAGDSLMVGFGVPVEQDDGARRAVQAARLMLVEFSTLARRWRERHQVETGLGIGINVGEVIAGNVGSPSYMNYTIIGDTVNVASRLGQRARAGEMLFSDAVKHSLEEQGLDIAALSLPALILRGRSSPIDIFCVPSGQRIDFRPH from the coding sequence ATGTCGGCTGTCTTCAGAGCCTTGCTCGTCAGCAGCGGCGGCGCCTGCCGCGCCTGGCTCGAACGATTCATCGATGGTACCGACATCGCGATCGAGGCCGTCGTGCCGCCGTTGGAGGCGCTCGCCGGCGTGGCGTGCCGTGCTCCGGACATCATCGTGATGGACGCGGATAGCAACCTGCAGGTGATGACTCAGCTTTGCGGCGTGCTCAAGACGAATCCGGCCACGGTGTCGCTGCCTTTGCTGGGTCTGGCACGATCGGGCAAGCAGCGTCTGGCCGCATTCGAGGCGGGTGTCGACGATTTTTTGACTCACCAGGTGCGGCGCGAGGAGTTTTTGATCCGGGTGCGCTCCATGCTGCGCATCAGTGCGGCACGGCGCCAGCTTGCGGCGGAACAGCTTGCCGAGGAAGTACGGCGACGTGAGGCGATCCGCGACGCATTCAGGCGTTATATTTCGCCGAAGCTTGCCGATCGGATCCTTGCCAGCCCGGAGCTGCGCGATTCCTTCTTCGGCGGTACGCACACCCGGGTGCAAGCGGCGGTCATGTTTGCGGATATGCGCGGCTTCACGGCCCTCTCCGAGCGGCTGAATCCCGCTGAAGTCGTCGAACTGCTCAACGAGTTCTTCGCACTGCTGACGGACATCACTTTCCGTTTCGATGGCACGGTGTTCAGTATGGCCGGCGATAGCCTGATGGTCGGCTTCGGCGTGCCGGTCGAGCAGGACGATGGAGCCAGGCGCGCCGTTCAGGCCGCACGACTGATGCTGGTAGAGTTTTCCACGCTCGCTCGGCGCTGGCGTGAGCGTCATCAAGTCGAGACCGGGCTGGGGATCGGCATCAATGTCGGCGAAGTCATCGCCGGCAATGTCGGCTCACCATCCTATATGAACTACACCATCATCGGTGATACGGTGAATGTCGCCTCGCGGCTCGGTCAGCGGGCGAGGGCAGGGGAAATGCTGTTTTCCGATGCCGTGAAGCACTCATTGGAGGAACAGGGCCTGGATATCGCAGCTTTGTCGCTGCCCGCGCTGATTCTGCGCGGACGTTCCAGCCCCATCGATATTTTCTGCGTACCCAGCGGCCAGAGGATCGATTTTCGTCCTCATTGA
- the gspF gene encoding type II secretion system inner membrane protein GspF — MSAFEYIAVDSGGRECRGVMEGDTARQVRQQLRDRNLLPVSVNEISEHQARQRNRFTFAPRRRSASAADLALLTRQIATLVRSGLPLEEALQAVSEQTEKPHVRSIVMGVRAKVMEGHTLADGLADFPAAFPELYRATVAAGEQSGHLDTVLERLADYTETREQLRSRTLSAMLYPVLLFFVCISIVALLLTFVVPKIVKQFETSKAELPILTRGLISISDFLRDWGLLLLVILGLAGYLFVRWLRDPAAKRRFHAFMLRLPLIGKLVRGNNTARFARTFSTLTSSAVPVLEAMRISGEVVTNLPMRDAVQEAAARVREGASIGRSLGATKIFPPMMIHLIASGETSGDLEIMLDRAATNQEREMDAILGAVVGLLGPLMILLMGGLVLLIVLAMLLPIFQLNQLIV, encoded by the coding sequence ATGAGCGCGTTCGAGTACATCGCCGTGGATTCCGGCGGGCGCGAATGCAGAGGCGTAATGGAAGGCGATACGGCTCGCCAGGTACGCCAGCAGCTGCGCGATCGGAATCTCCTACCGGTGTCGGTCAACGAAATTTCGGAGCATCAGGCCCGGCAGCGCAACCGCTTCACGTTCGCGCCACGCCGCCGCAGCGCCTCGGCCGCGGACCTGGCGCTGCTCACCCGCCAGATCGCCACTCTGGTGCGTTCGGGACTGCCCCTGGAAGAGGCGCTGCAGGCCGTGTCCGAGCAAACGGAAAAACCGCATGTGCGCAGCATCGTCATGGGCGTACGCGCCAAGGTGATGGAAGGCCATACCCTGGCCGACGGCCTGGCGGATTTTCCGGCCGCCTTTCCGGAGCTGTACCGGGCGACCGTGGCGGCCGGCGAGCAGTCCGGACACCTGGACACCGTCCTGGAGCGCCTGGCCGACTATACCGAAACCCGTGAGCAGCTGCGCAGCCGTACCTTGTCCGCAATGCTGTACCCGGTACTGCTGTTCTTCGTCTGCATCTCGATCGTGGCCCTGCTGCTGACCTTCGTCGTACCCAAGATCGTCAAGCAGTTCGAAACCTCCAAGGCGGAGCTGCCGATACTCACCCGCGGCCTGATCTCGATTTCCGACTTCCTGCGTGACTGGGGCCTGCTGCTGCTGGTGATCCTGGGACTGGCGGGCTACCTGTTCGTGCGCTGGTTGCGCGACCCGGCGGCGAAACGCCGCTTCCATGCGTTCATGCTGCGGCTGCCGCTGATCGGCAAGCTGGTTCGGGGCAACAACACGGCGCGCTTCGCACGGACATTCTCCACTCTGACCTCCAGCGCGGTGCCGGTGCTGGAGGCCATGCGCATTTCCGGGGAAGTGGTGACGAACCTGCCGATGCGCGATGCCGTGCAGGAGGCCGCCGCACGGGTCAGGGAAGGCGCATCGATCGGCCGTTCGCTGGGCGCCACGAAAATCTTCCCGCCCATGATGATTCATCTCATCGCCAGCGGCGAGACCAGCGGCGATCTGGAGATCATGCTGGACCGTGCCGCGACCAATCAGGAGCGCGAAATGGACGCCATTTTAGGCGCCGTCGTCGGCCTTCTGGGACCGCTGATGATTCTGCTGATGGGCGGTCTGGTATTGCTCATCGTACTCGCCATGCTACTGCCGATATTCCAGCTCAATCAGCTCATCGTCTAA